Proteins found in one Fundidesulfovibrio terrae genomic segment:
- a CDS encoding UPF0280 family protein, translating into MTHLDSDRAYRGALTPAEGETCFTVVVEESDLRITARRDLSCEIVHYLTSLRGELKNYILLRPEFATSLVPLSEDEAAPDLARKMLEAARCCQVGPMAAVAGAVAQAVADRFAPESPDILVENGGDLYLHSTRERLVALLAKPVQGARLALRLSPEDFPTALCGSSATIGHSLSFGRADLVTVKARSGALADAAATTLGNLARSGAHLPLVLERAQELARFGVTGVFAQVDDTIGVWGDMELAVLE; encoded by the coding sequence ATGACCCATCTGGATTCCGACAGAGCCTATCGCGGGGCGCTCACCCCGGCCGAGGGCGAGACCTGCTTCACCGTGGTGGTGGAGGAGTCCGACCTCAGGATAACGGCCCGCCGGGACCTTTCCTGCGAGATCGTCCACTACCTGACATCGCTTCGCGGCGAACTCAAGAACTACATCCTGCTCCGCCCCGAATTCGCCACATCCCTGGTCCCCCTGTCCGAGGACGAAGCCGCTCCGGACCTGGCCCGGAAGATGCTCGAAGCCGCCCGATGCTGCCAGGTGGGCCCCATGGCCGCCGTGGCCGGAGCCGTGGCTCAGGCCGTGGCCGACCGCTTCGCGCCCGAATCGCCCGACATCCTGGTGGAAAACGGCGGGGACCTCTACCTGCACTCCACCCGGGAGCGCCTGGTGGCCCTGCTGGCCAAGCCCGTGCAGGGAGCCCGGCTGGCCCTGCGCCTCTCCCCGGAGGACTTCCCCACGGCTCTGTGCGGCTCCTCGGCCACCATCGGCCACTCCTTGTCCTTCGGCAGGGCGGATCTGGTGACGGTGAAGGCCCGGTCCGGGGCCCTGGCCGACGCGGCGGCCACGACCCTCGGAAACCTGGCCAGAAGCGGCGCGCACCTCCCCCTGGTGCTCGAGCGCGCCCAGGAGCTGGCGCGTTTCGGCGTCACGGGCGTGTTCGCCCAAGTGGACGACACCATTGGCGTGTGGGGCGACATGGAGCTCGCAGTGCTGGAATGA